The sequence ATTGTCATTTGTAAACGGATAAACGACCCCTGAGAAAACATAAGGAATGTAATATTTTTTGTCAGGCTTTGCATTCGCATCTTCAAGGGAAGCAATGAATCCAATAGCTTGACCCGATTGTCCATCTTTCACTATAATGTCTAACTTGGTCAGTGGGCTTTTCATTTTGAATATTGCTGTTAGGTATGGATTGTAGTACTGCCACTTAGGCGTATTATTCGCAAGAGCGGGCCTGTCTGTTTCAAGATAGTCGAACCCTTTTCCAGTGACTCGGATCGCAAACGGAACCTGGTACGTTTCACTCGCATCACTTGCATTCGTCAGGTGAATATATCCTTCATATCGCCCTTCTTCTGCATCTTCCGGAACCGTGATCGTTGGTGAAATCTCTTTCGAACCGCTTGCGGCAACCGCTACACTCGTCGGAACGTCTAAGTGAATGCCGTTCGCAGCTGAATCCTTGATACCTGTACGTTCACCATGGTATTCGACTTCAACCTTGAATGACTTGTCTTCCCCGCCATTGTTCTCGATGTTCATCCTGCTGTCTGCTTTAATTCCATCGTCATCTTTGTAGTGACTTCCGAAAGAGATGGATGCCGTCTCTTCATCGATCTCGACCTCTTCACCATTTTCATTTAGATTTTTTGTTGTATCCATCACTTTGATGGATACATCGGCATGTACTGCATCATAGGCATCCACACGTCCCGCTCCCTGTTCAAATACGGATACGTCACCATTCAAATCTTCTGCCGTGTTCATTAAGGCGGCTTTCACATCGAATGGTGAGAGATTTGGATTTTCTTGAAGCATGAGGGCCACCACTCCCGCAACATGAGGTGTTGCCATCGATGTTCCCTGAAGGCGGGTATAGGCTGCAGAATAGTCTACCCCTTCTTCCGGGCTATTGATATATTCTGGAATGGTTGAGAAGATCGCTACCCCAGGTGCCACAACATCCGGTTTAATATCATAGCTTCCAGCCACAGGTCCCCTTGAGCTGAAGCTGGCCAGGTTATCCCCTTCTGTTTGGACAGACGCTACATCTCCAAACGTAATGGATGCGTTATCGCCTAGCCCTTTCAAACGCTCTCCATCCGTTTTTGTCATACGAAAGGTCGGGATATAGTCTGATCCTTCTCCCAAATAGGCCTGAATCTCACCGTCTATATTATTGTAGATGATGACAGCTTCAGCCCCTGCTTCTTTCGCTTGTTTCATTTTCTCCACAAAGGCAATTTCACCACGTTGAATCAAGGCAATTTTCCCCGTTAGATCTTTCCCTTCAAAATCAGCTTCATATCCAAGTCCGGCAAAAACTACTTGTTTTGACTGATTTTGAAGAGATGATAAATCATCGGAAAAGTTCTTTCCCAATAATAAAACATTCTCAAATGTTTCACCATTTACACTCATGGATTTGAAGGTAGGGATATCCATGTCAAAATCACTTGCCCCAACCGTAATGCCGAGGGCCGCTGCACCTGGAGCTCCAAGTGTTCCTTCTTCCGGCCCACTGTTTCCTGCTGCCACTACTGCCACCACTCCTGAGAGCATCGCATTGTTAACTGCAACCGAAGTCGGATATAGCGGATCGTTCGTTGAAGCACCCAAAGATAAGTTCATGACGTCCATGTCATCGATGACAGCTTGCTCAATTCCTGAAAGGACACTTGTGGCTGTTCCAGCACCGTACGGACCAAGAACACGATAGCCATATAAATCGACATTAGGGGCAACCCCTTTTACCGCATAGTCGACTGTATTCTTCTGTTCGCCGCCAATCGTTCCCGAGACATGTGTACCATGCTCCGTGTAGTAGGCTGATCCAGAAGCAGGATTGACCTCAGGTTTACCTGAATTCTGCCAATCTTCATAGGTTGTTTCCATAGGGTCATTATCGTTATCAATGAAATCATAACCACCCTTATAGGCATCCTGCAAATCAGGATGATGATAGTCAATTCCTGTATCAAGTACTCCGACCTTGATTCCTTCACCCGTTATATTTTCATCATGAAGTTTATCTACATTGATTTGCGGGATACTATCCATCATTTTAGATTCAGAAGCTTCCCCTTCCATTTCCGGAAGTTCAAGCTGAACGACTTCATCTTTCCATACACGTTTCACGACCCCGGAATCCAGCAAACTATCAATCTCATTTCCCGGGATGGACATCGCGACACCATTGATGGCGGAACGATATTCTTTCGTGATCTTCGCATCTTGTAATCCAGAGCTTGCACTCTTTTTATTTTTCATAGAATGGAATGTTTGTTTGAATTCACTGTGAGATTTCTCTACCTTTTCAGCCGCTGCTTTAGTAGTCGTTCGGAGTCCCTTAGCCGCCTGCTTCATCACTTCCACTTTAGCAGGTGCCTGTTTGAATTCAACGATGACATCAACGAGTCCTTCGCTTTCTGTATTAATATTCGGAGCGATTTCAAAATCCGGTTTCGCTTCGATCTGTTTAAGAGCACTTCTCTGCTCATCCGATAGATTCATCAACGTCTTTTCTACATCTTTTACCTGTGTGAACTTAGACGGATTTGGCGAACCTTCTGCCATCACGTTAAATGGCATCCCTGATGTGCCTAGTAAACTTGTAGCCAGTGCAACCGTCAAGATCTTGGCTGAACGTTTCTTATTCATACTTTTCCCCCTCTTATATTCATCCATTAGCGTAGAGTTGTTTACAGTTTGTATTTTAATCTTCTTTAATATGACTGTTAATTGGGAAAATTCTTTACACTTTCCGACATTTATCTTAAAGATTCTATTTTTTTTATGACATTTCTCTATTAAGTCATGAAGAAAGTTGGGAAAGTTACGCATGAGTTAGTCTTTGTACCTATTTTTTATTTCCTACACCCTTATAAATAGGTAAATACACCCTTTACCGAAAGGTGAATAATCCCTATTAAATTTCTTATAAAAGTAAAAAAACAAGCAACCAATAGCAGTCGCTTGTTTTTACTTTTTTATTTGAAGAGGTTCAATATGGTTAAAGATTAACTTTTTCAATAGCTCATTCGATAATTGAAGATAGTGATTGGAAGAAATCAGGTCCCCCTTCTCTTTAAAATAAACCGCTAGTCGTTCTGAAAATGACGCGGCCTTATAACGATCATATTGCTTCATCATTGGCAGACCACGATCGATTAAATAGTCGCTAAGCCGTTTATCATCCTCTGTCGCATCTAAATACAACACCATCAACTCCGTATATTTAACGGACTCTTGATCTTTAAAATCTTTTAGGTTCTCCTGCAAAAGATTGATTGCTATTTCCCTCTCGTTCAAGTCCAGCAACACTTGTACCATTTCAATCAATGTGCCGTAATACCCCATTGTATGCTTTTTTTTCAATTTGAGGGACTGGGAGAAACAGTCTAACGACTCTTGCAGCCTTCCTTTTTTTCTATTTAGCAATCCGAAATTATGAAGGGCGGTAATTTTCGTTTCGTTATCCTTTAACATCTCTGCATCGTTTAAGGCCGTATGCAACATGACTTCTGCACGTTCAAAATCGTTAATATAAATCAAGTTAGCCGATAATCCGATTTTCACATGGAGTATCCTCAAAATGTTCCCAGTGTTCTGAAAAATCCTCAATGCCTTGTGTGAGTAATGCAGAGACAATGTAAAATGCTTCAATAACCCATGATTAGCCGCTTTATAATAATAATAATCTGTTACTTTCTCACTATAGAGATCGGCTCTATCCTCTATTTGATCAAAGATGGAAAGCGCCTTGGAGTATTGCTGTTTCTGTCCGTAATAAATTCCCTGAAAGAACTCCCATAAATACTTTTCAAACGATGAAAATTTACTCATATTCTTTTTGAGTCCAAGAGAAGCCTGTTCATATTCGGTTGGATTGTTCGTGAATAATTGATATCGAAGCATGTAAAGCTCAAATAAGTAAACCATTTCCGTACATTGGATATAGTCTTTATGTCTTTGTAACTCCTGATACAGTCTTTCGGCATGATCTCGATGAAGTCTCTCAATCGCTTCATAGAATTGGGCTAGCTGGCGTTTCAAGTAAAGTGTCTTTGCCGTTTCCTCTTCGATTGATACACCAAGTCGCTTACAAAGTAATTCTAATGTTTCCAGATTTCCTTCTTTAGAACTGTTCTCAATCTTGCTTAAATGAGTGGTTGAACATATCCCCTTGCAAAGCTGCTCTTGTGTTTTATTTTGTTTTTTTCGATGATAGTAGATGATCCTGCCTATAGACATTGTTTCACTTCCCCCCTTGTATATATCTATCATTATACATAGGATATTCGTTTCTTATAAGCTATTAATGGGAAGTAATTATCCTTATCTTATTGGGTAATATATATAAATTATTAATAAATATACATTTTTACCTTTTCAAGGAAAGTGATAAATTCAAATAGACAGCTTTTGTCATTAATGTGTTCTGAGGGCAAGGTACAGGATTTTATGAGTTAATTGGTCTTAATGGTATAAACCAATTAAACCCTACAAAAGTCTTATGGGTGTAGTGAAAAGAGAATTAGACCGCTAATAAACATTCCCAAGTGTGATTTCTAAAAATAAGAAAAGAGAAACCTCCCCTATTTATAAAGGTAAATTTCTCTTCATTCGTTATACTGGTTAAAACCTATTCCCGATCAAATAGCACTCGTCCCGCAATCCCAGGATTCGTCATTTCATAAGGATTCAGAATTAAATCAAGCTCTTCTTCTGTCAAAACATCATATTCCAAGCATAGCTCTCTCACTGATTTTCCTTTTAGAATGGCTTCCCTGGCGATTCTGGATACGACTTCATACCCCAAGTGAGGATTCACAGCTGTAATGATTCCCACACTATTTTCCACATACTCTTTCATACGTGTCTCATTCGCTTCAATTCCCACAAGACAATTGTCCGTAAAGCTTCTGAACGCATTGTTCATGATACTGATAGACTGAAGGAGATTAAATACGAGTACTGGTTCCATCACATTCAGTTCAAGCTGGCCCGCTTCTGATGCCAAGGAGATGGTCTGATCATTCCCCATGACCTGAAAGGCTACTTGATTGATTAGTTCAGGCATGACCGGATTGACTTTACCGGGCATGATGGAAGAACCGGGCTGTCTGGATGGCAGTGATATTTCACCAAGTCCGGCGCGCGGGCCCGAAGCCATCATACGCAGGTCATTGGCAATCTTGGACATATTGACCATACATACCTTCAGTGCAGCCGAAACTTCTGTGTATGCGTCGGTATTTTGCGTAGCATCGACAAGGTGCTCAGCCCCCGTTAATGGTAACCCACTGATATCGGCCAGATGTTTCACGACACTCTTGATATATACAGGATCCGCGTTTAATCCAGTTCCTACTGCAGTCGCCCCCATGTTTACTTCATAGAGGTGCTCCCGTGTTCGTCCGATACGTTTAATATCACGCTCCACTACCCTGCTATACGCTTCGAACTCCTGCCCAAGGCGAATCGGAACAGCATCTTGAAGATGGGTACGTCCCATCTTAATGACGTGATCGAACTCCTGTGCTTTCTTTTTAAAGGCGTTCAGCATATGTTCCATCGTGACAAGTAGTTTCTCTAATAACTTCAGTGTGGAAATATGAATGACTGTCGGGAATACGTCATTCGTTGACTGTGACATATTCACATGACTGTTCGGGCTTACCTTTCCATATTCACCTTTTAGATGGGACATTAGCTCCAGGGCACGATTGGCAATGACTTCATTAGCGTTCATGTTGATGGAAGTCCCTGCCCCTCCCTGAATGGGATCGACGATGAAGAATTCATGAAGCTTCCCTTCCAATATTTCATCAGAAGCTTGCACGATGGCTTGACCGATCCCGTCATAAAGACGTGTGGTTTCCATGTTTGCTAATGCTGCCGCTTTCTTCACGACTGCTAAGGCATCAATCATCTCTTTATGGATTTTGTACCCCGTAACCGGAAAATTTTCCACTGCCCGTAAGGTTTGAATTCCATAGTACACATCTTCGGGTACTTCTTTTTCTCCAAGAAAATCTTTTTCGATTCTAAATCCACTAGTGACATTTATCATTTTTTTCTCCCCATTTTCGAATTACAGTTTCTCTAATTGATGATTCTATCAATTCCTGACACAGTAGGCAACGATTAATACCAAAACCCCAATAATTTCATTACTCTCCATATAAAAACGGTTCTTAAAAGGTGAAATTCTAGAAAAAAACGTCTCGTGTCGATTCACGAAACGTTTAATACGTCATTTAATCAAATTGCACACGAAAACTGCACCCTTTGCAGATAAATCCCGCTTTTCTAGCAATCTATTCATTCTGTTTGACCTGCTCCCTCAACTCTTCCAGCTCATTAACAAGTTTCATGACCAGCTCATCACTTTGCCTTAGCTGTTCATTTAATAGTCGAATGGTTTCTTCTTCCCAATGATATGGACTACCGTGATTAGGAGTATAATGTAAGTCTCGGTAGACGTCTCCTTCTTCTTCTGTTTCACGGAAATATACCGCTACTTCACAGCCTGAGTCCCCAGCTGCTATTCGTTTTCGCAGAACCACTTTAGAATAACCGAATTGACGGGATGCAATCCCTCCAAATACGCTAGATGTCATATTGCACAAATGTGGAGCATCCTGAACGACTTCTCCAAATGGGCAAGCCGTAGCCTTTACGACGACATGATCAGAATATACTTTAGATATGTAAAAATGCCCACCGATTGAATTTTTCAAATCGACAATGACCTCTGCATATCGGTCGACCGTCCAATCCTCACCTTTATCCCCATATAATCCTTCAATCCATTCACCTGTACGAAGGCCGATTTGACGAATGTATTCATCTGCTGTTTTACCTACCGTTTTTTGATGTATATACGCGTATTGAGTGATGAGTTTACTTAAGAATATCGTGCCGGTTAGTGATGTCTCAGTTTCCACCTTATCACTCCTTCATTTTTTCAGGAACTCCACTCATCAGGAAACGCTTACATTCTTCTCGAACTTTATGAGAGGCTTCCACGAAAATTCTGTAAAGACAGATGAATACCCATTTCTTTCAGTATAACACCTAATAAACACTATCTGCCTATTTTTTGAAATTAAATTAGATACATGGACGGAAACCCAAGTTCTATATAGGTCAAAATTCTCATATATTACCAGAGAAAAGGAGGGAAATTAGATGGGGATTAAACTGATCAAAATTTCTGTCGTCTACTTTATGATTGGTGTGTGTATCGGACTGTATATGTCCATGGTCCATGACTACAGTTTGTCTCCGGTCCATGTCCACATTAACTTATTAGGCTGGACTGCCCTAACGTTAGCAGGTCTCATTTATCACTTATTCCCGGCAGTATCTTCTACTAAACTGGCTAAAGCTCATTTCTGGCTTCACAATGTCGGATTGCCCCTTATGACGATTGGTTTATTTTTCTTAATACTTGGAAATGAAGGCGTCGTCCCGGTTATTGCTGCCGGTGGTGTAGTGACTACAGTCGGTGTCCTTTTGTTTGGAATCAATGTCTTGAAGGAATTGAAAGCAGAGTGAAGGTAGTGAGCGCCACCTCCGACGTTGAGGTTGGCGTTCTTTTGTTTGGTTAAATTGATTGATTATTCATATTTTTTAACCAACAAGGACAAGATGATGCTACAATAAAAAATGTAGTCATTATAATCAATAGGAGTGATAGACATGTCAGTCAATGTTTACCTTAATTTTAATGGGAATTGTCGAGAAGCAGTGGAGTATTATGCAGAGGTATTCGGTACGGAGCCACCGCAGATCATGACGTTTGCAGAAGCACCTCCCCACCCTGATTATCCCCTTCCTGAAGAAGCCAGGAACCTCGTGTTACATACAAGACTGACAATCGATGGCAGCAACGTCATGTTTTCCGACGTGTTTCCTGATATGCCTTTCGTGGAAGGAAACAATATCACCCTGGCCCTGGTAAGCAACGATACTGAAGAGTTGACAACCCGTTTCCACAAACTGAAAGAAGGCGGGAAGGTGGATATGGAGCTTCAGGAGACATTCTGGAGCAAGTTGTATGGTCAGGTGACCGATAAGTTCGGTATTCAGTGGCAATTTAACTATGAGAGTGAAGAAGAATAAACTCAAAAAATCAGCCCTTTTTAGGGGCTGATTTTTCATTATTAGTAGTTTGTTAGTTGATTGGTAAAGATTGAAGTCTGATTATTTTTGATAGGGTTTATTTAATATCCTGCTCGTAAAACATCTCTTCTTTCGCCTTTAGTTTAGGACCTTTTTTAGCCTTTGGACCCTTAAAATCCACTCTGGCACGGTCATAAACAGCAGATCCCACGATTTCGGCCACATCTTGAAGCTTTGCTTTGCTAATTTTATCAATGGTGTCTTCAGGTGTATGATACCAAGGTTCTGAAGGGCTATGGATAAATAGTGCAGCAGGAATTCCTACTTCAGCAAAAGGAACATGATCACTGCGTCCACCCTGACCGTATGGTGTCGCCTCACCGTTTAGTTTTTCACTTGATTTCTGGGCAAGCTCCGTCACAAGGTTAGGCTTACCATCGAGAGTAAGCATGACAAGGTCACCTGCATCTTTACTACCTACCATATCAAGGTTGAAGTTAGCCACCGTACGATCGATTTCATCTTCTGATAACGTCTCAACATAGTGTGAAGAACCTAGTAAGCCTACTTCTTCTGCTCCGAATGTGATAAAGCGAACTTCCGTATCTGTCTGTTCATTC is a genomic window of Rossellomorea sp. y25 containing:
- a CDS encoding S8 family serine peptidase — translated: MNKKRSAKILTVALATSLLGTSGMPFNVMAEGSPNPSKFTQVKDVEKTLMNLSDEQRSALKQIEAKPDFEIAPNINTESEGLVDVIVEFKQAPAKVEVMKQAAKGLRTTTKAAAEKVEKSHSEFKQTFHSMKNKKSASSGLQDAKITKEYRSAINGVAMSIPGNEIDSLLDSGVVKRVWKDEVVQLELPEMEGEASESKMMDSIPQINVDKLHDENITGEGIKVGVLDTGIDYHHPDLQDAYKGGYDFIDNDNDPMETTYEDWQNSGKPEVNPASGSAYYTEHGTHVSGTIGGEQKNTVDYAVKGVAPNVDLYGYRVLGPYGAGTATSVLSGIEQAVIDDMDVMNLSLGASTNDPLYPTSVAVNNAMLSGVVAVVAAGNSGPEEGTLGAPGAAALGITVGASDFDMDIPTFKSMSVNGETFENVLLLGKNFSDDLSSLQNQSKQVVFAGLGYEADFEGKDLTGKIALIQRGEIAFVEKMKQAKEAGAEAVIIYNNIDGEIQAYLGEGSDYIPTFRMTKTDGERLKGLGDNASITFGDVASVQTEGDNLASFSSRGPVAGSYDIKPDVVAPGVAIFSTIPEYINSPEEGVDYSAAYTRLQGTSMATPHVAGVVALMLQENPNLSPFDVKAALMNTAEDLNGDVSVFEQGAGRVDAYDAVHADVSIKVMDTTKNLNENGEEVEIDEETASISFGSHYKDDDGIKADSRMNIENNGGEDKSFKVEVEYHGERTGIKDSAANGIHLDVPTSVAVAASGSKEISPTITVPEDAEEGRYEGYIHLTNASDASETYQVPFAIRVTGKGFDYLETDRPALANNTPKWQYYNPYLTAIFKMKSPLTKLDIIVKDGQSGQAIGFIASLEDANAKPDKKYYIPYVFSGVVYPFTNDNQNPISDQSIDLPEGDYELEFIGYDEEGKTYTIDTPVIVDNTKPQVTFDKASDVYEISEDMYTEEFGKTAFWLHGNVQDETVDVLQSKGMNYDQSSNRFFIATGIRPYYNCCFPSADSEGDTQFGIEPSDIADGALRLSLAGADMAMNVNYQSYIFLQEGTEYVTSYYNKNEVGLDDTVTMTLSLNNVKNLMSGEYTIQYKGEMYSFESAKLNDEFKAYAEENGLQASLQDPVVSDSGYYANVTVGAALNGEGYSGLNGDMPVVDVTFKVTQDDWFYGSDKLDVTKSSYTKAGEDKAVSLPYYSTSSYDFVSKHSKVEGNIKPEAFLKKSGSGNLYLPNGVVQNIGAKVYALSPDGEKYEGSIAANGKYTIYGVPASRETYNVVVETPGHIKTYTPFIPGFELKGEEYGRFVSGGTKMGLAGDVNSDSLIDIKDVQDIVEYYGKENPEIQTYDLNQDGVVNETDVRFIEKNFLTKGPDAPKGKSPKETNGKKDLAYYLNMMGLERTE
- a CDS encoding helix-turn-helix transcriptional regulator; the encoded protein is MSIGRIIYYHRKKQNKTQEQLCKGICSTTHLSKIENSSKEGNLETLELLCKRLGVSIEEETAKTLYLKRQLAQFYEAIERLHRDHAERLYQELQRHKDYIQCTEMVYLFELYMLRYQLFTNNPTEYEQASLGLKKNMSKFSSFEKYLWEFFQGIYYGQKQQYSKALSIFDQIEDRADLYSEKVTDYYYYKAANHGLLKHFTLSLHYSHKALRIFQNTGNILRILHVKIGLSANLIYINDFERAEVMLHTALNDAEMLKDNETKITALHNFGLLNRKKGRLQESLDCFSQSLKLKKKHTMGYYGTLIEMVQVLLDLNEREIAINLLQENLKDFKDQESVKYTELMVLYLDATEDDKRLSDYLIDRGLPMMKQYDRYKAASFSERLAVYFKEKGDLISSNHYLQLSNELLKKLIFNHIEPLQIKK
- the aspA gene encoding aspartate ammonia-lyase encodes the protein MINVTSGFRIEKDFLGEKEVPEDVYYGIQTLRAVENFPVTGYKIHKEMIDALAVVKKAAALANMETTRLYDGIGQAIVQASDEILEGKLHEFFIVDPIQGGAGTSINMNANEVIANRALELMSHLKGEYGKVSPNSHVNMSQSTNDVFPTVIHISTLKLLEKLLVTMEHMLNAFKKKAQEFDHVIKMGRTHLQDAVPIRLGQEFEAYSRVVERDIKRIGRTREHLYEVNMGATAVGTGLNADPVYIKSVVKHLADISGLPLTGAEHLVDATQNTDAYTEVSAALKVCMVNMSKIANDLRMMASGPRAGLGEISLPSRQPGSSIMPGKVNPVMPELINQVAFQVMGNDQTISLASEAGQLELNVMEPVLVFNLLQSISIMNNAFRSFTDNCLVGIEANETRMKEYVENSVGIITAVNPHLGYEVVSRIAREAILKGKSVRELCLEYDVLTEEELDLILNPYEMTNPGIAGRVLFDRE
- a CDS encoding methanogen output domain 1-containing protein translates to METETSLTGTIFLSKLITQYAYIHQKTVGKTADEYIRQIGLRTGEWIEGLYGDKGEDWTVDRYAEVIVDLKNSIGGHFYISKVYSDHVVVKATACPFGEVVQDAPHLCNMTSSVFGGIASRQFGYSKVVLRKRIAAGDSGCEVAVYFRETEEEGDVYRDLHYTPNHGSPYHWEEETIRLLNEQLRQSDELVMKLVNELEELREQVKQNE
- a CDS encoding cytochrome-c oxidase, whose product is MGIKLIKISVVYFMIGVCIGLYMSMVHDYSLSPVHVHINLLGWTALTLAGLIYHLFPAVSSTKLAKAHFWLHNVGLPLMTIGLFFLILGNEGVVPVIAAGGVVTTVGVLLFGINVLKELKAE
- a CDS encoding VOC family protein, with translation MSVNVYLNFNGNCREAVEYYAEVFGTEPPQIMTFAEAPPHPDYPLPEEARNLVLHTRLTIDGSNVMFSDVFPDMPFVEGNNITLALVSNDTEELTTRFHKLKEGGKVDMELQETFWSKLYGQVTDKFGIQWQFNYESEEE